ACTCACCATACTGGCAAATTCGGGCGTGACGGTGTCTCCCTTTTCAACACTGGTATCCACGACGCCTTTCACACTTGCGCTGGCAACGAATCCGTCGTGGTCAAACGGGCGTGCCGTTTTGATATTAATGGTGGATCCGATACCACCGGAATACACATCCGCCTTACCGGTTTTGTAAACCTCAACGCCACTTACACTCTCCGCAGAAATTTCGGCGAATTTGAAGCTACGGGTAATACCTTCCGACTGCAGTGCAGAGGAGTTCGGCATCTGGCGACCGTTCAGGGTCACCAGATTGTAGTTGGGACCAAAGCCGCGCACGGTAACTTTGTTACCTTCGTTATTGCTGCGGTCAATGGACACGCCGGTGATCCGCTGCAGAGATTCTGCGAGGTTGGTATCTGGGAACTTGCCAATGTCTTCCGCAGAAATCGCGTCTACCACACCGGAGGAATCACGCTTGATATCCATAGCATTGGTCAGGGACTGGCGAATGCCCGTCACGGAGACTTCTTCCAATGTGCTACTGCCGGCTTCTTGGGCAAAAGCGCTCGCAGAAGCGGCGGTAATCACTGCGGCGGACAAGGCGCTCAGGGTAAAGCGCTTGTTATAGATAGGCATGGATGCTCTCTCTCCATCTGTAGGCTCGATGCTCAGACTGCACACCAAAGCGGTGACCAAGATTCGAGCGTTTTTCATTATTGAGTTGAACCTTACTGAACAGCCCAGCACAGTGGTTATTTATTGCCCACCCACGCCAGCCTGCAATCGCCATCCTGTGCGCCGCCTCGAGCAATGTCAATAGTTAATTGTTGACAATAGGGGTGCGCGTCGCCCCCCTCTCAGGCTCGAATCCTATACTCTGAGGCAAACACGGGTTAAAACTGGCAGAACTACCAATGACAAGACGTTTTCTAGGACTGTGGCTGACATTGTTTGCGGGGTATGTAATGGCGACAGAGGAACCGCAATACACGGTGACTGAGAAGGCTGAACCGTTCGAGCTGCGCACCTACCAGCCACGCATCGTGGCGGAGGTGGTGGTGAGCGGCACCATGGACGAGGCGTCGGGCAAGGGATTTCGCCTGCTGGCAAACTACATCTTTGGCAATAACACGGCGCGCAGTGGCGGCAGCCAGAAGATTGATATGACCGCGCCGGTGGGTATGGAGCCACAGTCAGAAAAGATCAGCATGACGGCACCGGTCAGCATGCAGGAGAGCGACGGCCGCTGGCGTGTTTCGTTCGTCATGCCCAGCAGTTACACCATGGATTCCCTGCCCCGCCCGAATAATGCCGCGGTTTCCATTCGCGAGATTCCCGAAACCCACTACGCGGTCATCCGCTTCTCCGGACTGACGGGCGCGAAACGGGTTGCAGAAAAAACGGCAGACTTGCAGGCATGGCTGCAGCAAAAGGGGCTAAACGCAACCGGCGCACCAGAGATGGCCCGTTACAACCCGCCGTGGACACTGCCGTTCTTGCGCAGAAATGAAATCATGGTGCAATATCAGCCGCAGTAGCGCCAAGCCTCCATCCCGGCACATTCGTCAGGCGCGTTACACCCCATAACGACTAGATAATAATGGAGCGGGAATGCCTGAAAAAACATGGGACGATTACGCCGAGAGCTGGGACAGCAATAACGCGGTGATCGACTATGCGAACCATGCCTTCGAGTCCCTCGCACCGGTGCTGGCAGCGATCGGTGATGGAACGGCCCGAGTACTGGATTTTGGTTGCGGCACCGGACTGTTGACGGAGAAACTCTCACCGCGAGTCGGCCGTATCGTTGCGCTCGACCCCTCCGAGAAGATGATCTCGGTGCTGGAAGGCAAACAGCTGGGTAACATTGAGACGATTCAATCAATGCTATCGCCAGACCTCATCAGCATCGATTCGCGATTGCACAATCGGTTCGACCTGATTGTTGCCTCTTCCGCGCTCGCCTTTGTGCCGGACTACCCGCACACCGTCCACTTGCTGGCGTCCCTGCTCAAGGACAATGGCTACCTGGTGCAATGGGACTGGCTACTGGAAGATGGGGGCACGGGCCCAGGGTTTACCGAAGCACAGCTGCACACCGCCTTTGAGCAAGCGCAACTCACCGACATTCAGGTAACCCGGCCTTTCAGTATGCAAATGGAAGGCACTCGTCTGCCGGTGGTGATGGCTGTGGGCAGAAACCGTCGCTGAAGTGCGGCCGGGCCATAATAAAACCCCCTGCTCCCGGCCGAACAATCAACCAAATAATCTGCGCAACCAGAGTGGCCCAAAACCGGTTTTTTGCACTTGGCCACCCACATCGCCCTGCTGCTGAAACAGTGCGACCAGGGCCTCCGCTTCCTCTTCCTGAAACTTGAGCGGCTCAAAGCGCTGGTAACTGCGCGCGCGGATAAACTGTCGCACTGCCTCTTCCGCGGGCACGTATTTCATCGACCAGTCGGCAAACAGGCGTTTGGGCACCGTTTTCAGTGAAAGGATAGTCACCTCACTGTGGCGGGAATCCGCGGTAATGCGCTGGTAGGTCCGGTTTACGGCGACGCGATCGCCCTCCAGCGCCTGAAAGAAGTAACCATCGCCAAAATACAACACCCCACCAATATTGGCTTCGGTATTGTTTTTTCGGCTTTGCATCAGGATGCGCCCCACCGATGGCTCAACCCCCTGCTGAACCGGCGCGGGCGCAAACGCGGCGCGGCTGGCGTACACCAGTCGAATCAATTCACTCATATCAATACGTCACTGCAGCTGTAGTTACTCGCAATGAGTACGCACCAATCCATCCGTTGGATCAGTGGCGCCGCCTATCCATACAAACTTGACCTGCTACAGGCTTAGCCTGCCGCGCTCACCTCTGCGCCGGAGGATGGCACCTGCGGTGCCTCCGGGGCAATCAGACTCACGACCTGCCAATCCGCACCGAGTTCAAACTCATGGGAAACGGTATTGATATGGATCTTGCCACGTGGATCGACCGCATACAGGCGCGTTGCGCGGTTGCCATAGGTTTCTTTGTAATCGTCAATGGTGAATTCATCGGTCAGGCGCGTCGTGCGGATGGTTGCGCCCTTGGCTACCAGGCTCGCGAGGCGGCCGTAGGTGGCGTTTTCGGAGAATAGCTCCAGCTTTTTCGCATACTCCTCCGATACTTTATGGCTGGCCCTGCCCTCCTGCGCACTGTCGCTTAACCCGAGCACGGAGCCATCCCCCAGCACATGCTCAAAGTGATACGCCACCAGCGGGTTCAGTTGGCGGTAAGGCGAGAGCACGAGTACCTTGCCGGTGCTGGACAAGTCCATAGTCAGGCTGGCGTGTTCCGAGATGGGGTTGCCGTAATAGGTCGGGATGTTTGCCATGCGCGCCTCACGGATGGCATCCCAGTTGGTGTCGGCAATACGGACCGGCACGCCCTTATCCATCAGGTCTTTCGCCAGCAGGCGGGCGAACCTGCCACCACCGAAAATCAGAAATCCATTCGGGTAAGGCGCCCGCACGTCCAGCAATTTTGCGACGGTTTTCGACGTCAGGCTCTGGATCACCACGGTAGCAATGATGACGAGAAACACCATCGGCACCAGTAATTCCGACTTGGGCAAACCAAAGGATTCCATCTTCAGGGCGAACAGCGCAGAAA
This Microbulbifer sp. Q7 DNA region includes the following protein-coding sequences:
- a CDS encoding heme-binding protein, with the protein product MATEEPQYTVTEKAEPFELRTYQPRIVAEVVVSGTMDEASGKGFRLLANYIFGNNTARSGGSQKIDMTAPVGMEPQSEKISMTAPVSMQESDGRWRVSFVMPSSYTMDSLPRPNNAAVSIREIPETHYAVIRFSGLTGAKRVAEKTADLQAWLQQKGLNATGAPEMARYNPPWTLPFLRRNEIMVQYQPQ
- a CDS encoding class I SAM-dependent methyltransferase produces the protein MPEKTWDDYAESWDSNNAVIDYANHAFESLAPVLAAIGDGTARVLDFGCGTGLLTEKLSPRVGRIVALDPSEKMISVLEGKQLGNIETIQSMLSPDLISIDSRLHNRFDLIVASSALAFVPDYPHTVHLLASLLKDNGYLVQWDWLLEDGGTGPGFTEAQLHTAFEQAQLTDIQVTRPFSMQMEGTRLPVVMAVGRNRR
- a CDS encoding BLUF domain-containing protein, with protein sequence MSELIRLVYASRAAFAPAPVQQGVEPSVGRILMQSRKNNTEANIGGVLYFGDGYFFQALEGDRVAVNRTYQRITADSRHSEVTILSLKTVPKRLFADWSMKYVPAEEAVRQFIRARSYQRFEPLKFQEEEAEALVALFQQQGDVGGQVQKTGFGPLWLRRLFG